Genomic DNA from Paracoccus aminophilus JCM 7686:
GCTTCAGCGCATTCTCAACGACGATTGCCCCTATTCGGACCCGACCACCGAGGGTCTCGGCATTGCCAATGTCGTCGCTCAGGCAAGTCTGACGGCGCGCTATGATATGACGGTCTGCGCCAGTGAAGAGGCCGCGCGGATGTTCGAGCTGGTCGGTGCGCGGGCCGAGATCCGCGTTCCGACCGGCGGTTTCGCTCCGACGGGCACCTGCTTGCTGCAAGTCGAGGGCTCTGCGGCGGCGCTGCATCGCAGCTACAAGATGGCGCAGACCCTGATGGAGATTCTGTCGGGAATGGCCAGCTCTGCCCGCGCGATCGTTCAGGCCGCCGAGGCGGTGCGTCCCGATATTCGCGTGGCCTGCACCCGCAAGCATATGCCCGGCATGAAGACAGCCGCGCTGCGTGCGATCGAGGCCGGCGGCGCGGTGCCCCATCGCCTGGGCCTTTCCGATTTCGTGCTGATCTTTGAAGAGCACCGCACGCTTCTCGATGCCCAGATCCCGCTCGCCCGCCATTTCGCCCGGCTGCGTGCGCATTCGCCCGAGCGGCGGCTGGCGGTCGAGGCCTCGGGCGTGATCGAGGCCGTCGCCTTTGCCGAAGCCGGGGCCGAAATCGTGCAGGTCGACAAGGCCTCGCCCGAGGAGATCGCCGAAATCGCGCGCTGCTTTGATCTCTTGCCACAGCGCCCGCTGCTGGCAGCGGCGGGCGGGATCAATGCGGGGAATGCGGCCGCTTATACGGCGGCGGGCGCGGATATTCTGGTGACCTCCGCGCCTTATTATGCACCGCCCAAGGATGTGAAGGTGCGCATCTTTCCGCGTTAATCCGGCACAGCCTGCCCGAGCGAGGCCGAGCCGGGCTCGGGCTTGGGTTCGGGCACCTCGCCCTCTTCCCCGGTCATCACCGCAACGATATCGGCGGCCATCGTGCCCAGAAGCTCGATCTCTTCGTCGTCCAATTTGCGCGGCTCGGTGTCGAGCAGACACAAAGCGCCCAGCACATGGCCTTTGTTCGTGGTCAGCGGCGCGCCTGCATAAAAGCGGGTATGCCACAGCCGGATCGCAGGATGTTCGGCGAAATGCGGATCGCGCTCGGTGTCATTGACGACAAGGGTTTCGCCCGAGGCAACGACATGGTCGCAGATCGCATCATCGCGCGGCATGACGATCATCTCGGTGCCGTCACGCGTCAGCTCGCCGGGCAGCTCCATGCTTTGGCCGACGATGAACTCGCGATCGGCGTCGATCGCCGAGATCACCGCGAAACGGACGTTGAAGACATCGGCGGCGCGCTTGGCCAAAGCGTCGAGCTCATCGCGGGCATGGCCGTCGAGAATGTCGGTCTCGAGCAGCGCCTCGACCCGCGCGGCGTCGTTTTCCGGCGCATCTGCGATCAGGGCCTGCTCGGCGATTTCGGGCGAGATCATGCGCGCGATCCGGCGCACCGCCTCGTCGACCGAGGCCACGACCTCATCGGCGCCTAGCGCGCGGATCTGGTCGGGGTCCAGCAGCGTTTCCGGCGCGTTCCAAAGCGCGAGCACGATCTTGCGGCCGGGCCAGCGTTGGCGAAGACGGCGGCAGAAGCTGCGGATCGAGCTTTCGGGATCGCGGCTGAAATAGCTCAGACAGATGATCTCGATCCCGTCGAGATCCAGCTTATCGACATAGCGCGAGGTCAGCGCGCCCTCGCGCCGCTCGGTCGCGGGCAGGCCTTCGAGCGAAAGCGCATGGCTCAGCATCTCGCAGGCGATGCTGTCGACCTCCCATTTGCCGCCGATACAGGCGATGCGCGGGCGGGTCTGACCAGCCGCAGGCGGCGGATAATCGGCGCGCAGATCTTCGAGCAGCAGATCCATGCCATTCGCGACGCGCAGCCGGTGCTCGGCGCGGGCATTGCCCAGAAAATCGTCGCTGGCCTGCCGCAGCACCGCGATGCCGGTGTCGCTGTAAAAGCCCGCGACATCGCCGTCTTCGATGGTGTCCTCGACGATGGTCAGCGCATCATCCGGATCATCCGCCAGCAGGCGTTGATAGATCCGGGTTGGCACATCCAGCACCGGGGCAGAGCCCAGCAAGGTCTCAAGGAACTGCAATTGCGGCAGATAGCGCCCAACCACCAGCAAGCAGACGGTCAGCGGCGTCGACAGCACCAGCCCGACCGGCCCCCAAAGCGCTGTCCAGAAGGTCGCCGCCGCAATGAGCGAGATCGCCGACAGACCCGTCGTGGTGCCATAAAGCAGCGGCTCGATGATATTGCCGCTCACGAGCTCCAGAAAGACGATCAGGATCGTCGTCCAGATCACCATATCCCAGCCCGGATCGACGGCGAAGGCCAGACCGATCGGAAAGATCGCCGAGAGCATCGAGCCGATATAGGGGATGAAGCGCATGAAGGCCGCGAAGACCGCCCAAAGCAACCAGCCCGGAACGCCGAGATACCAAAGCCCGAGCCCCAGAGGCAGCGCATAGGTGACGTTCACGATGATCTGCATCAGCAGATATTTCGAGATCCGCGTCCCGGCTTCGTCCAGCGCATCGGTCGAGCGATGAAGATTGCCGCCCATGAGCCGCAACAGCCGGTCGCGCAGATCTCCGCTGTCGAGCAAGACCAGAAAGACGAAGACCAGCACGATCCCCGCCGTGGCCAAGGGCGACAGCGCGGGGATCAGCCAGTCTTTCGCGGTCTGGAAGGGCGAGGTCGCGGCGGGAACAACCTCGACCTTGCTCACACCCGCAGTCTCGGGGCTGCCCTGAACCGCCTGCGTGACCTCTTTCTGGACGGTGTTGACCGTCTCCAGCGCGCCGTCAAAGACCCCCGGACCGCGCATTTGCTGGGCCAGCGAGTCGATCTTGGTGCGGATCGTTGTCTGATAGGTCGGCAGTTGCGCGCTGAGCGTGCGGACCTGAGAGCCGACCAATGTGCCGATCCCGGCGATGACGATGCCGACGGTCAGCATCACCAGACCGACCGCGAGCAGCCGCGACAGGCCGCGTCGCGCCAGCCAGTTGACCAGCGGACTCAGCACAAAGCTGATGAGAAAGGCGATGGCCAGCGGGATCAGGACGCCCTTGCCGACATAGAGCGTGCCGATGAGGATCGTGACGATCACCAGCGCGGCGGCGAGTTTCACGACATCGGTCTGGTCACTGCGGAAGGTCGGGACTTGGCCGTCAGAGCGAGGATCTTGCGTCATTGCGGCTCTCAGCAGGGAAGGGGTATGAAGACCAACGGCGCGGTGCACGAAATAGTTGCATCCCACGCGCGCTTTGGTCCGAGGGGGGCGACTTGCCATTTTGCCGCGATAGGTCGATAACCCGCGCCTTGGCTCAATCCTGCGAAAGATCTGCGCTTGTCCCCCCCGCTCTCCGCGCCGCTCACCACCGTTTCAGGCATGATCGAGGCCGGGCTCGCCCAACCGGATGAAGCTGCGCGTCTTGAAGAGGTCGCGGCAGAGTTCCGGCTGCGGATCTCGGCGGAAATGCATGGCGCGGTGCGGGCAGGCGATCCGCGCGACCCGGTTGCGGCGCAATTCGTGCCCGATGCGCGCGAGCTGCAGATCCGCCCCGAAGAGCTCGCCGATCCGATTGGCGACGAGGCCCATAGCCCGGTTCCCGGCCTCACCCATCGCTATCCCGACCGCGTCATCTTGCATGTGACGCACAGCTGCGAGGTCTATTGCCGCTTCTGCTTCCGCCGCGAGGTCGTGGGCGAGGATGGCGCGCTGCCCGAGCCGCAGCTTGACGCTGCGCTGGCCTATATCGCGGCCACCCCGGCCATTCGCGAGGTCATTCTAACCGGCGGTGATCCGATGGTCTTTTCGGCGCGGCGCATGGCCGGGCTGATGGCGCGGCTGGGCGCGATTGCCCATCTCGATCTTCTGCGCATTCACACTCGGGTGCCGGTCGTGGCCCCGCATCGGATCGACGCGGCGATGATTGCCGCGCTCAGATCCGCCGGGCGCCCGGTCTGGTTGGTGATCCACACCAATCACGCGCAAGAGCTGACCGAGGCCGCTGCTCAGGCGCTGAACCGGCTGGCCGATGCCGGGATCCCGCTTTTGTCGCAAAGCGTGCTGCTGAAGGGGATCAATGCCGATCCGGCCAGCCTTGAAGACCTGTTTCGCGCGCTGCTGCGGTTGCGGGTGAAGCCCTATTATCTGCATCATTGCGATTTGGCCCGGGGCACCGGCCATTTCCGCACGACCATCGCGGAAGGCCGCGCGATCATCGCGGCTTTGCGTGGGCGGCTGTCCGGCACGGCTTTGCCGACCTATGTGCTCGACCTGCCAGGAGGCTATGGCAAAGTGCCACTCATGCAACAAGATGTTGTTGAGGTCTTGCCGGGTCTATACAAAATCCGCGATTGGCAGGGCCGCGAGCACGAATATCGCGATCCCGAGCCGCTTAATTCGGCAGATTGACCGGCTCCAGCGCGGGTTTGCCGCCCTGATCGGTGACGCGAAAGCTCAACCCGGCCTCGGCGGGATAGGGAACCGTGCCGCGCACGGTGCCGTCGTCCAGACTGACGATCTCGACCTCCATGCTTTGCCCATCAGAGTGGCGGATCAGCAGGTTCTTTTCCTCGATGTCGAAAAAGACCGTATCCACCTCAAATCTTGCGTTGATCTCCAGATCCGTCAACAAGATATAGTCCTGAAGCCGCAAAGCCTCGCCTTCGCCGCTGTCCAGAGTGACGCCGTATCTGCCCGTCGGCGAGACCACGATGACATTGCGGTTGTCGTCCGGCACCGCCAGCCCGTCCTGACCGATCATCACCCGGACAAAGCCCGGCCCGTCCTGTTGCGGCGCAAAGAAACGCGTGCCGTCGCAGGACAATTGCGCGAGCTCCAGCACGTTCGGCAGCAGCGAGGGGTCCTTCACCGGATTGCCGTCATAAAGATCGGTGAGCGGGAAATCCTCGGCCGCGACAAAGCTGTCGCTGTCGAGCAATTGCAGATGCCCCGCCTCGGTGAGGAAGGGCAGGAGGCTCAGACATTGGGTTTGGCCCGCGCCGGGCAAAAAGCGCAGGCCGGGCAGGCGCTTTCGTTCCTTGCCCTTGAGGTCGAGCACCACGGCATCCGCGCCGTCCTGACGAATGGCGCAGCTGCCCGCGCAAGCCATCCAAGCCGGACCGCCCGCGATCTGTGCCGCGCGCTGATCCGAGCACGCGCGCTGAGCGCCAAGATCCGCGCCGTCGCAAGGGGCGCTTGTCTGCGCATGAACCGGGGGGACCATCAGGAACAGCGCCGCTATTGCCCCGAGGCCGGCGGCTCGGCGCGCGGCACTCCGGGATCCAGACGTTGGGCGATCTGCTCTTTCGTCAATGCGGTGACGGGTTCGACCACGCTCGTCCATGCCTGTCCTTTCAACCGGAACTTGTTCACGATCTTCTTGGCGGTGTTGCTATAGGCGCCGCTGGTGTCCCCATTGTAATAGACATGGCGGCCGCGGTCACCTGTCGGACCGTTGCGCTCGTTTTCGGCGGCGCTGTAGGTCGGCCTCGCGCCTTCGCCGACGCGGGCATTCATCCGCGCCTCCGTCCCGCCGCCGGGCGAGATCACGCCATCGCCGTTCTTGCCCTGAAACTTGCGGATCGCGGCAATCGTCGGATCATTCGGATCAGCAGAGTTGATCGCGGCTCCGGGCGCGCCGGTATATTCGCCGGTGCGGATCAGCACCTCCTGCACCGCGCGGACATCGGCGGCGGCATTGGCGCCGTTCAGCCCGACCGAGCCGGTCAGTTTCAGCGTGCCATAGATCGAATCGGTGCTGGCGAGCGTGCCATTCGGGTCGTTCAGGATCAGCCATTCGGAATGGCCGTCGTGTTTGACGACCGCGCCAATGACGATCATCACATGGCCGTCGGTGGCATAGGTCGAGGTGACCGCGGGCACGCCTCGGGCGGCAAGCTCGGTCAGCGCATCGGCATAGGGGCCCGGAATGGTCTCGACATCGGCGCCGGCGGGGCCGTTGCCGACCGTGAAGCTGCTTGGGTTCGAGGCATCGGCCAGATCCTTCATCGCGCCGCGCAAATTGCCCCAATCCTGCCAGGGGCGGGGGAAGGCGCTGAGGCTGAAGGTCTTGGGCGCGCGCGCATAGCTGCGCTGCATGATGTCGAGCCGGTCCATCGCGGTGCGGGTGACCTTGCCCGCCTTGTCGGTCTCGGTCTTCTGGATGTTCCAGTAGCGCGCCTGCATTTCAGCCGAGCTTGGCATACACAGGATCGAGCCCGACGAGGCGACGCCATTGATCGAATCGCTGCGGTCGTTCTGGTTGCGATAGGGCACGGTCAGCGACAGCGTCGCCAGTTTGACGCGGACATGGATCTCGAAAATCCCGCCCGGCCCGACGGTGACCAGATCGCTGCCCGCATAGCTGTCGGTGAAATCCTTGTCGCCGGGAAAGCCACCCTCGCCCGAGCCGAAGACATCCTGCACCTTCGAGATGAAGTTCCGCGCCGCGCCTCCGGTGGCGCGTTTGGCCTGCGCGTCGATCCCGGTGATTTCCAGCGTGAACTCTTCGCGCTTCACGCGGCGGTCGGAGTTTTCATAGACCGCCTTGAGCCGCAGCGCGCCATTGCAAGCCGAGGCAGTGCCGCGCAGTTCGCCCTTTTCCGTGGTCACGCCCAGCCGGGTGCCGTCGACGCTGACCGTGACGCCCTTGACCGGGACCGCCCCGGCGCGGGTTTCAGTGGTGACGACCAAAGTGACCGGGCAGGGGGTGACATCCGCGCCGACCTCGGTGTTCGAGGTCTGGGCCAGCCATTGCTCGAGCCGGCTGTTGTCGGCGCGCCCGCCCGGCACCGGAATCCCGATGCGCCGCGCGGCATTGCCGGTCGTTTGGCCAAGGCTGCCCAGGAGGTCGCCGAGCATATCCCCGATGCCTCTGTTGCCGGTCTGCGCTTCAGCCATTCGATGTCTCTTCGGTTAGCGGTTCCAGGGTCAGAAGCTGCCGGATGGCGCTGGCGACCAAGGCAGAACGTTCGGCGGGGGCGGCATGGCGTTGGGCGAAGGCCTGAGAGAGTTGGCGATATCGCGGATCGTGGAAGAAGTAGATCCCGAGATGAAGCGAAAACACTGAGAACATTACCGCCACATCCGCAGGCATTTGTTGCTGCACGATATTCCGATTTAGCAAATCGCAAAACCATTCCAATGCCCTGAGCGGAAAAATAGCCGTTCGATCGGGCCAAGCTTCGCGCAGAACAGCAACCTGCATGTCCCGCGGAAGCTCATAGGTTGAAATCGGATTGCTCTCCAGCAGGCCGAGCATATCCTGACAGGCGAGCAACAGCCGTGCGGGCTCGCTGGCCTCGACCGCAGCGATTCGCTGCCAGCGGCTGGCGAAGGGCATCATCGCCGCCGGATCGGGCGCGCGCCGCAGCTGGTCATTGTCATCCGACCAGCCCGCGCGGCGCAATTCGCTTTGATAGAGCGGGTTGGCCTCGAAGGCGTAACCGCACAGCACCGAGATCGCGAGATAGCTCAGATGTTCGCGGCTGCGCGCGATGCCAAGGCTGCGCGAGCGCTCCAGGCAGGCGCGGGCAAAGTCGCGGCGCAGCTCGGACGTGGCCAGAAGCGGGTCGTCATCATAGGCGAAGTCGAGAAATTGCTCGGCCTCGGTCAAATATTGCTCGACCAGCTCGTCCCGGCTGGCGCGACGCGCGTCCTCTGACAGGATGTCCACGAGTTTCAGGGCGCAGTCTCCATCAACGCGGGGGGAGGGGGAGACATGCCGGGCGCGGACAGGCTTTGGGAAACGATCAGGCAAGCGCCCTCGCGCGGCACCGGGGCGATCAGAACCGGGCAGGGACGAAAGAAGGCGGCGGCGCTGGGAAGATCGCGGCTGAGATAGAGCATTCGGATCGAAATGGCTTCCCAGAAGCGGAAA
This window encodes:
- the modD gene encoding ModD protein, translated to MSHLSDAELQRILNDDCPYSDPTTEGLGIANVVAQASLTARYDMTVCASEEAARMFELVGARAEIRVPTGGFAPTGTCLLQVEGSAAALHRSYKMAQTLMEILSGMASSARAIVQAAEAVRPDIRVACTRKHMPGMKTAALRAIEAGGAVPHRLGLSDFVLIFEEHRTLLDAQIPLARHFARLRAHSPERRLAVEASGVIEAVAFAEAGAEIVQVDKASPEEIAEIARCFDLLPQRPLLAAAGGINAGNAAAYTAAGADILVTSAPYYAPPKDVKVRIFPR
- a CDS encoding AI-2E family transporter, with the protein product MTQDPRSDGQVPTFRSDQTDVVKLAAALVIVTILIGTLYVGKGVLIPLAIAFLISFVLSPLVNWLARRGLSRLLAVGLVMLTVGIVIAGIGTLVGSQVRTLSAQLPTYQTTIRTKIDSLAQQMRGPGVFDGALETVNTVQKEVTQAVQGSPETAGVSKVEVVPAATSPFQTAKDWLIPALSPLATAGIVLVFVFLVLLDSGDLRDRLLRLMGGNLHRSTDALDEAGTRISKYLLMQIIVNVTYALPLGLGLWYLGVPGWLLWAVFAAFMRFIPYIGSMLSAIFPIGLAFAVDPGWDMVIWTTILIVFLELVSGNIIEPLLYGTTTGLSAISLIAAATFWTALWGPVGLVLSTPLTVCLLVVGRYLPQLQFLETLLGSAPVLDVPTRIYQRLLADDPDDALTIVEDTIEDGDVAGFYSDTGIAVLRQASDDFLGNARAEHRLRVANGMDLLLEDLRADYPPPAAGQTRPRIACIGGKWEVDSIACEMLSHALSLEGLPATERREGALTSRYVDKLDLDGIEIICLSYFSRDPESSIRSFCRRLRQRWPGRKIVLALWNAPETLLDPDQIRALGADEVVASVDEAVRRIARMISPEIAEQALIADAPENDAARVEALLETDILDGHARDELDALAKRAADVFNVRFAVISAIDADREFIVGQSMELPGELTRDGTEMIVMPRDDAICDHVVASGETLVVNDTERDPHFAEHPAIRLWHTRFYAGAPLTTNKGHVLGALCLLDTEPRKLDDEEIELLGTMAADIVAVMTGEEGEVPEPKPEPGSASLGQAVPD
- a CDS encoding lysine-2,3-aminomutase-like protein, translating into MIEAGLAQPDEAARLEEVAAEFRLRISAEMHGAVRAGDPRDPVAAQFVPDARELQIRPEELADPIGDEAHSPVPGLTHRYPDRVILHVTHSCEVYCRFCFRREVVGEDGALPEPQLDAALAYIAATPAIREVILTGGDPMVFSARRMAGLMARLGAIAHLDLLRIHTRVPVVAPHRIDAAMIAALRSAGRPVWLVIHTNHAQELTEAAAQALNRLADAGIPLLSQSVLLKGINADPASLEDLFRALLRLRVKPYYLHHCDLARGTGHFRTTIAEGRAIIAALRGRLSGTALPTYVLDLPGGYGKVPLMQQDVVEVLPGLYKIRDWQGREHEYRDPEPLNSAD
- a CDS encoding cysteine peptidase family C39 domain-containing protein, which produces MAEAQTGNRGIGDMLGDLLGSLGQTTGNAARRIGIPVPGGRADNSRLEQWLAQTSNTEVGADVTPCPVTLVVTTETRAGAVPVKGVTVSVDGTRLGVTTEKGELRGTASACNGALRLKAVYENSDRRVKREEFTLEITGIDAQAKRATGGAARNFISKVQDVFGSGEGGFPGDKDFTDSYAGSDLVTVGPGGIFEIHVRVKLATLSLTVPYRNQNDRSDSINGVASSGSILCMPSSAEMQARYWNIQKTETDKAGKVTRTAMDRLDIMQRSYARAPKTFSLSAFPRPWQDWGNLRGAMKDLADASNPSSFTVGNGPAGADVETIPGPYADALTELAARGVPAVTSTYATDGHVMIVIGAVVKHDGHSEWLILNDPNGTLASTDSIYGTLKLTGSVGLNGANAAADVRAVQEVLIRTGEYTGAPGAAINSADPNDPTIAAIRKFQGKNGDGVISPGGGTEARMNARVGEGARPTYSAAENERNGPTGDRGRHVYYNGDTSGAYSNTAKKIVNKFRLKGQAWTSVVEPVTALTKEQIAQRLDPGVPRAEPPASGQ